A region of the Pempheris klunzingeri isolate RE-2024b chromosome 6, fPemKlu1.hap1, whole genome shotgun sequence genome:
ACTTTCCACTGCGAGCTGAATGTGATTCAGCACACAGAGCCTCCAAACCCGCAGCGTGTTGAACAAagacacactgcaaacaaacacttCCTGTTAGACTTCACCTGTCGAGTCAAATGAAGTCAAACAGAAGCCCGTGGCCGCCTCCGTGGTCGACCCTGCAGACGGGTAGCGGTCAGTGTGTGAAGCCTGAGCGAGTGTGAGGGGCAGCAGATGAGTCAGAGCAGAAGATCCTGCTGTGTTCGACGGAGGGCGGAGcgtggaggggggaggaaaagaaatgacGCAGAGATGCATCCGAAATGatgccgttatatcgctctcttcaaagacaccagactccattgacaaaaacagtcattttacctcacagaacacaggagctgctgcctcgatcagtgagtgtgtttgtgttattctgtgactttGCCATTTTAAAcggtcagttcagatccaacacaacatttgtgtgaaacacaataacacaaacaaactaaccgatagAGGCAACAGTTGACCaaaaactcctgtgttctatgaggtaaaattactgtttttgtcaatggagtctggtatctTTGAAgggagcgatataacggctgttttgattaaacaaaagggatcttataggtccatctctgtagggatcctttccataatttTGTattcagattgttattctaagtgtgtgatagcatcatggaaaggatccctacagagagagacctggaagatccttttaatttaaccacaaacagccgttatatcgctctctgcacacacaccagactacattcactaaaacaaggattttacctggcagagaagaagagttgctgctctactgctgcctggattggtttgtttgtttttgtgttattgtgtgactttgttgttttaaacgGTTTGCTCAGATCCagcacaacatttgtgtaataCAGGATAACACAACTAAAAGTTACCGACTGAGGCAGCGGTTATTCAGCCGTGTCCAGGCGCTTTGaagtaaaattattgtttttgtcaatggagactggtgtctttgaagagagccgtttaacagctgtttgtggttaaacaattaattaaatgatGCCGAAATACATCTGAAATGATGACTGTCGCTGTGGAGGAACGCTGAACTGACATTTCTAATCTGTGGGGCTTTATTTTAATCAGACTTATCGTGTGAGTCATTTGAGACCATTTGGTGCACAATAACTGGCGTTTTCCTCGTCCGCTGTGCTGCTTGTCAGGAGTGATTTTGGAGATTTCCACTGATTCAGTAcatcctgtttctgctgcagaacTGTCACTGTAATGTTTCTGCTTTCTATTCAAGACCTGTCATGTTGTTATCGTTTATGAGTCAGACAAGATCATGCTAATGTTAACCacgttttcattttctttaacaCGTCCACAatggaaaatgtcaaaatggaGGAGGCTGACAGACGAGTGGCCTGCTGGCTGAAATCATTAGATTTTTGAGTGGGCTGTTGATTGAGAGTGAATGCGAGACAAAGTTAAACTCAATATTAACCCTGGGTCCTCCtgtacacatcctggtgtctgagtgactggtaggtagtaaaagtgttggaactggtccagtagatcacctcagccagcagccaccaaacgggctgcaatggctgcaacgtgatcctttgggacaactgcacctgatcacagtaggtccactaaaagagcttgtttgatccactgacaggctcagagtgttattctaagtgtgtgacagcatcatggaaaggatccctacagagagagacctggaagatccttttggtttaaccacaaacagcacacacaccagactacattcactaaaacagggattttagagagcaggacacaggagctgctggtttagcTCTGccttaatcagttagtttgttggtgATATTGTGTGACTCTTGTGTtgtaaagggttagtttggcACAAGGCAACATTTATATAGCAAAATAAAAGTAACCATTgtgggcagcagcagagcagcagctcctgtgtcctgttctcttaaatccctgttttagtgaatgtagtctggtgtgtgtgcagagagcgatataacggctgtttgtacTACTGGACCTACTggtctactggaccagttccaacacttttactacctaccagtcactcagacaccaggatgtggacagatatAGAGCCTGGGTTTAAATCAAAGAGAATTACTCTTTAAATCTTAAATCACACCATcgaaatattttaaaataatgatattatGATGTTAAACTCAACACAAGGTCGCCACAGAAGCCTGTAGAGATATAATTAGAGATGCTACAGAAGACACAGCTGGTGTCAACAGCACAAGCACCACCCTGCAGGATTCACACATGGAGATatcacacaggaacacaatGTAGAGACTTAAGATCagactgaaaatacaaaaaaaacactgagaaaaccTAGAAAATGACTCATTGGTATCACACCATGTCACTGTGGAGCTCCACACATTCCTGCAGGGAGGATGAAGCCTTATGGACACACCACAGCGGATCAATACGGCACAGACACGCTGCACCTGTCACAGTATCAGTGCAGCACTATCACAGGGACAGAGTGTTTCTCAGGGCCGGAAAATGACACCTAGACTGCAAATAAAGGTCAGTTTAGTGCGTTTGGAATAAGATGGAGGAGCCGACAGGTCAAACCAATGTGATCGATAATCAGCAGAGGGAGCGCTGTGTGATCATTACCGGGCGTATAATGAAGCAGAGAGGTTTCATTTAAAGGTGCTCAGAGGCTCAGGTGTGACCGACGTTACATATCAGTCAACACctgcaggcctgtgtgtgtgtgtgtgtgtgtgtgtgtgtgtgtgtgtgtgtgtgtgtgtgtgttcattaaaacggtgttgttttctgtctgtctgtctgtctgtctgtctgtcttaccTCTGCTGGGcggatctctctctctctctctctctctctctctctgtgcacctgatggaggcagctcgctcccaaaaaaaaaaaatccaaaaaaccAACAACGatgatgaatttaaaataaaaaaccaaacaaaaaaaaacacaaatctgatCCTCAGCAGCGAAGCTCCGCGGGTCCGTGCAGGAGATCAGGAGCTCCGGCTGCGTCGTTTGCGGCCAGCAGAGCGGAAACCTTCCTCCAGAAATGAGCTGAAACCGGCTGGAAAACGTCTCTTTTCCGCGGCGCCGCACGCAGCTCCTTTACGCACGGCTCTGCGCTGACATGCTGCGTTAGTCCGAGGTGGAGCGAAGCGGTGAGGGGATGTTTGCAAAGGCgtctgctgcctgcctgcctgcctgccgcCCCCCTCTGGAAGTGACCACCACCGGCTTCTCTGTGAATGAACGCCGCGGTTTGCAGGCGCCTCCTATCAGGCGGCAGGTTTCTGCAGAAGCGGTGCGGCAAGAGCGGCAGGAGCGAAGCGAGTGCTGGGTGCGGCAGGAGCGGCAGGAGCGGCAGGAGCGGCAGGAGCGGCGGTCATTTGGCTGCTATGAGTCATAACTGAGGCAGTGAGGCGTGTAATTGCTTCAGCATCAATAACTGAGTCCAGAAAAACGGAATCTGCCtgtttgtgcaacacacacacacacacacacacacacacacacacacacacgggataAAAATAACTTCAGCTTTGATCttgaaaagcaataaatgaaaatataatttacatttaaaaacaagtttgaataaataaatatgctttTATTGAAGTCATAACGAATAAATAGCAAATGCATGTATTCAtcttaattaattgattaattaaaaccTTCCTCCTGATTTATTTTCCTTAATTCAGATGaaagaatgtaaagaaaataataatgaaatagaatttaaaaattCTAATCAATCAGTCTCAGCATTGAGCTTTACTTAAGGGACTCCAAACAGGGCACTTGAACACATTATTGAGAGGGACTACTCTGACTCACCATGCCAAAGACCAAAGACCTCAGTCTGGAGCTCAGAAAGGAGACAGTGGAGGCTCATAATGAGGGGGAAGGCTATACTGCCATTTCCAGGTGTTTCCAGGGAGAGGCCTTCAACCCTAAGAACACCGTTCCCACAGCTAAACATGGAGGTgggagcatcatgctgtggggctGTTTTACTGCCTCGGGCACAGGGAGCCTTGTTCGGGTACATGGcatcatgaaaaaagaaaattatgttgacattttgagggATAATATGAAGAAATCTGCTCTTAGTCTAGGCTTATGTCGTTGCTGGGTcttccaacaagacaatgacCCAAAGCGTACGGCGAAACTGGTCCAACAGTTCTTAAAGGACACCAAAACCAAGGTCCTGGAGCGGCCCGCACAGAGCCCACATCTCAGTCCTATTGAGAATCTGTGGCGGGTGCTCAAAGTGAATGTCCATGCTTGGAAACCATGCAATTTAGACCAGCTGGAACAATTTGCATTGGAAGAAAATCCCCCAAGAGACATGTGCCAACCTTGTAAAGAACGACTCTAAGAGGCTGCTGTCAGTTGTGGCTCGGAAAGGGTACACTATTGACTATTAATGGTCAGGGGGCTAATAATTTTGACTGTGtcatttttaccttttcttgTTTCTACTCATTGCATCAATAAAATATCCGCATCAAACTTagtgaacattttgtctttgtgttttggaaacaaataaactaTAAACGATTGTTGTTGATGACCATTTCCATGGAGAAATCAAgggttttgtctgatttcacGAGGGGGgctaattcaattcaattcaattcaattcaactttattgtctgttcaggtaaaaacagaactttttcttttgtcacggCTCTAAAAACAAGGTTTAGAAACTCACATTCAGGCATTAAAAGACACCCCCACACAGGTAAAACGAATAAAACACGTAAAATAgactaaaaacacagtgcagtctaTCCTGTGCTAATAATTTTGGCCTcaactgtatacacacacacacacacacacatatatacacacacacacacacacacacacacatatatatatatatatatatacatatacatacacacacacatatatatatatatatatatatatatatatatatatatatatatatatatatatatatatatacacacacacatatatacacacacacacacatatatctcATGCGAACAGTCTGGGCTGCAGCTGGAAGTCAGACTGGCAGAAAGCTCCGGTGGGCTGTGGGTGGGACTCCTTCACAGCTGCTGTTACAGGAAGTGATGTGATGGGGAAGTGCTTCACTTGTTATGGAGCTGGATGATTCACCCACTTCAGCGGGGTGAGGAGGGAACAATGTTCACTGGGTGGTGCAGATGTAATCCCAGCAGACAGTCGGTGCAGTTAAACCTCTGTTCAGACAAACAGCTCCAGGAGAGACGGCCTGCATGCAGCTAAAACCCACTCTGAGGAGTCGCAGAAGGACCTCAGAAGGTGAGAAACTCTCTGGCTGCTCTTGTTTTGGATGTAAAAGATCACTGACCACAGTTTCTGCTTCTCAGAGTCTCAAAGAGGTTTCTGTATCtaacagtgacttcctgtaagTAGTAGAAATGTTTTGGGGGCTTATTTCACTGACAAAAGCTTTGGGCAGGAAATGACTCAGTGGAGTTAAACACTGAGGGGGCGTCAGTGTTTCCAGaagtctgtctgactgtaaaCCACTGAACAAAAATGCAGCATGTGCGGACGGGTGGCGGCTGCAGAAACAAGATAATCATGTTCACCCTTTGACCACTCGTACTAAAGTTTAGGATCACATTCAGTAGTTCTGTCCCTGCAAACACGAATGAGCGTCGCTGTCATGTATTCAGAGCTCACAGCAGGAAGAGCTGCAGAGATAAAGAACAGTTTGTACTTCATCAGCAGCTCCATTATTGCACTTTTATGGAGCCATTTTCCCCTCATCGAGTGCACGAAGGCGTGTTAGCACTCAAACATAACGTTTAACAGCTCTCGCTACATGTTCCAGGTGACAATACAGAGCTTCCTGTGTCACTGTTTCAGtcatatattcattcattcacacaaagCCTTTCTACACACATGTAGaattttgtacatatatatttatatattctgtgtatattgttatattccttTATTCTattcttaatttatttttgtaaaaaaaaaaaaagtcttgcaCCAAAGTGGAGCAGTGcccctaatttcattgtaccgcaatgacaataaaggctattctattctattctattcattcattcattcgtgCTTTATTTAATTCTCAAGGAATCGTCGAAGGCATTCAAAAATAATTAACAGAAAAACTCATTTGTACAGTAGTGTTGGGTTTTAACCCTTAGAGGTCCACGATCACGCCGGTGTGATCAGATCAGGTGACGCTTTCAaagcaccaaaacaaaaaaccGGGTCACCTGAAGCGCTGCTGTCAACGTCACTCGAAAGTGCAGATTTGAAACTCTCTCCCAGTTGATAGGCCACGTGAAACCGGAGATATGagttttaatttgatagtataaaaatattcatgcaGGTGTTGCAATAAGAAATGCAACACCTGCCCATCCCACTTTTAGATACAGATAAATATTTTTGCATGATCAAACTACACTAATATCTCCAGTTTTACATGGTCTATCAACGTCAAACAAAAACTGGGGGAGAAAAGAAACCTCTAAGAGTTAGTGTGTGTTGTAAAATATtcccagtgtgtgaatgtgtgaatgtaatgtGATGGACAATattcagtttgttgttgtttgagttTCAGCTCGTCTGACATTTCTTTAGACTACgacgtctttttttttctcataataatgatgtaattaTGATGCATTAGCTCACTGTTGGTTTCATTATCTTAATCTTTCACTCAACTTTCATTTCCAGTTGATCCAAAATGAGACGTTCAACAACTGGGCCACCAACTCCGATTGAAAAATGGACCAAGGAAGACGTCCACCGTTGGCTGATGACGGAGGTCAAAGTTCATGCGACCTGTGCGGAGATATTCTCTGAGGAGGAAGTGTCAGGAGACAGTTTAGTCGTCTTTGAAAAGAAAGATATAGTGGACATGGGAGTAAAACATGGTCCGGCTGTCAAAATCACATCTTATCTACAAAGTCTGAAAGCAGGATCACAACCTCAGCTGGAGTTTCCAGCATTTGTGGAGAAGTGGACGAAGGAGCAGGTGAACCAGTGGTTACTGCAGCATGTGAAGGTGTACAGCAAATATGCAGAACAGCTCCAAGACCAGGACGTGTCTGGAGATTGCCTTGTTTGCTTCAAGAAGCAGGATCTTTTGGACCTGGAGGTGAAGAGCGGTCCTGCTGTCAAGATTCTAGCAGAACTCCGCAAACTGAACAACAAGCCAGAACCGACGCTGCAGCCCATCGTTCACGCCAGcacagaccaaaaagaagctCCGGGATCCGCTCAGGCCTCAGCAACCAAACCGCCAGAAACATCCCACACTGAATCAAAAATAGACAAATTAGTGGAAACTGAATCTGGAAAAGCTCGGCCGCTGCTGAAGAAGGCTTCAGAGGAGAATGAACTTCAGCAGCCGAGGCCAAAGAAGTTGGAGGTCAGCAGAGAAGAGGGTAAAGAGGTAAAAGCTCTATGTTGTATATCAAACATCCAGCCGTCTAATACAGCTTTTTGAAATGCTAAACTTGTAGGTGTTAAGTTTACACTAAATATCTGTTTCTTCCCGCAGACATCAGTCCTGTCCAAGATCCAGAAAGCCCTGGCCGACCTTAGAAAAGACGACCTAAAGAATTTTCATTTCTACTTACAACAGTACAGTAAATCCAAGCGTGAATGTATTCCTCGGGGTAAACTGGAGGGCCTGGACACCATGGACACGGCTCAGTTAATGACCGACCACTATGGAAGCAAAGAGGCTTTTCGCATCACACTCGACATTCTGCGAGAAATCAATCAGCGGGAACTTGCTCGTACGCTGGAGAAGGACATGGGTAAGTGGGAAATGATCCAAATAAGGAAGCTGCAAGGTAGAATTGCCTGATATATCTTCTTCTTCAGAGCTGCGCTGTTGtctaaaaactattaaaaatacAAGGAGACAGGccgttgcactgggtgacatgaaCTCAGTCCCAAATTCACCGTCTTAGACACTCATGAGAGCAccaaatattaaatgaaaacagtcCCTCACAAATGCATCATTTACTCCCATTTGAGTAAATATTTGTGGGGTGCTGTTGAAGGTTGAAGCAGAGTAATTACATGCACATCATGTAGGTAGAAGGCTCGCAGTAGACAGAGTCAATGAGAAAGAGGTCTGAGCACCGGCACACTTGTTCCACGCCACAGAAATGCTTTTATTACTGACTTTCAATGCTACTTAGATCTTCATCTGATGACACTACCTGCCTGTATGGTTTCTCTTACCATTGCTATGCCATCTTTTCTCCGGCATTGTCAAATGTTACAGCTGTTACTCGGTCAAGTTCAAGTTGCCATTGGAACGACTGCTGACGCAACAAAAGTCCTCTTGTGGCAACGCTGCTGAGCAGTCAGCGACAATGAGGCTTTACAGTCCAAGTAGGATCGAAATGTTGgcagtaataaaaacatttctgtggccTGGAGCGAGTGTGCAGGCTTACGTCTTTTTCATTGACGCGTTTTTTGAGATTCACATCTTAAGTAGGAGCCGATGAACTTagagctgagagccacagacacaaagtcaGAGTACTGAGagtcttttttatctttatcttccTGTTCATACAGGTCAACTGGGGCAGCAGTGCCTTTCAAAAGAAGTTGTGAAGAAAGAAGCGAACCAGGGTGACAAACTAAAGGACTTGTTGACCTGTGGAGGGAACTCGCTGGACAGCTACGACAGATTTGTTGTTGTCGTGAACAAGAGCAGTCCAGAACAAGTGCAGCATCTCCAGTTTTTGAGTAAACTGAAACTGTTCTGTGTGTTAGACTTTGACCCCAACTCTGTCACTCTAGGTGGACTCTGTCATTCCTACAGAGAGTCACGGGTGGCCAACCTGCACACCCCATCACAATATCAAGGACAGGTTGACTCGGTGATAAAGAACCTGAACCTCTACAAACAAACCAGCTGGATCTTCTGCAACGGTAGACATGACATTGACAGCGACTCCAACAAGGAGTTAGATTATAAAAACTGGCTGAGAAAATCGTGCAGAGATGTAGAGCACTTGGTTTCATTCATCTGCAACCCTGAGGTTCTTCTCCAAGGGAGACGTCTCATCATCTTCCTGCTACTTTCACCTGTGGAGACTGAGAAAGACCCGGTCTTTGACACCTACAAGTCTTTCATTAAACACACTGAAGAGGAGAGCATCGTCACCATTTGTGAGTCTCAAAGCACATATGAGAAATGGAGGGAGTTGATAAAAGAAAAGTGTGACTTTGACATCAACCATCTATCCATAAATGAGCTAACCCTGAATGAGATCAATGGTACCATAATGGCACTGGGACCATTTAATCAGCCATCTGGAAGGCTGCTGCCCTCCTGTGGCTCCAGTGCTGTTGTCCTAAAACAGAAGGATGAAGATTTCATGACGGCTCTGGATATTTTGTGTCTGAATCAGTGCGAAAACATCTACGACGAAAACAGTCAAGAGTTTCGTGACCTCAAAAAGAAAGTCGAGGAGGAATTCTACAGAGGAGGCAAAGTCAAATGGTGGAACTTCTACTTCTgcgacaaagacaaagagaagccCTTCATCAAGCGGGACAAgtatgaaaatgtaaagaaGATGATCAGAAATCAGTCGAGGGATTCAAAAAACATGTGCACTCTGCTCAATCTGTTTCACGACCCAGGCTGCGGTGGCACCACCTTGGCGATGCACGTGATGTGGGATCTCCGTCAAGAGTTCAGATGTGCCGTGCTGAGAGACAACGCGCTGCCAAAGACAGAAGTTGCCTCTCAGGTCCAAAGGCTGATGAAGCTTGAAAGTGAGCGACCGTCTCCGGTTCTGCTGTTAGTCGATGACTCGAAGGAAAAGGAGAATCCTTACGATCTTGTGAACTGCATCCACAAGGCTGCAGTAGACGACAGCTTAAACATAAATATGGACGATGCCCCAAACTGCAAAGTCATCATCCTGAACTGTGTTCGTTCCCATAGCCCCAAGGAGCAATACAGGCAGCACATTCCAACAAGTCAGTACATCACTGCTACTTTGACAAAGGACGAACAGAGAGAGTTTGAGAAGAAACTCAAGGAGCTAAAGGAAACCCATGAAACACCAGAAAACTTTTACGGCTTCATAATCGTGATGAGCAGTTTTGACCAAGAATACATTGACAAACTTGCTTGTGACACACTGGAGAACTTTGACTTTAGCCAAAAGAAGGACCAACTGTTTGCCTTTCTAGCCCTTCTGAATAACTATGTGGCAGAATctgaaatctctctctccctctcagagGATTTTTTTGGGATGAAAATGATTCACTGGCAAGAGGACAGTGTGCTGGAGAGAATGAGGCCATATTCAAACTTTCTCATCATAGACACAGTTGAAGAGTGGGGAGGATACAAAGGAATCCGAATCCTTCATCACACCATAGCATCTGCCTGTCTAGAGGAGTTGGAGAAACGATACGACAGAAAAGTAAGTGACATTACAATGGAGATTCTTCACTGTGACCTGTTCTTCAGCGCTGGAGTCGTCAAACACAAATTCATGCTCTCAATTCAGCAAATGTTGATTGAAAGGCAGCGCAAGAAAGACGCAGATGAGAGAGAACCGTTTTCCCCCCTCATAGGCAAAATACACAGCAAGCAAGGGAGGCAAACTGTCCAAGAAATCTTTGTGAAAGCATCATCGCGGTTTGTGACAAGCGCATCGATTCCTCAGGCGCTGGCGAGATATTTGTACATCAACGAGCGTGACTTCCCAGAGGCTCTGAAGTGGGCTGAAAAGGCCAagaacattaaagcaaacccATACACATTTGACACTATTGGGCAGCTTCACAAAAgcaatttaaaatcaaacaaccacagagaaaagcaggagaCGTCACACAATCCAGAAGacttaaacacaaacattaaaatagcGCACAATGCTATCACAGCATTTAAAAGGGCTCAAGAGCTGGCAAATACAGAGGAAGAACTTGAGAAggaagcagctgatgatgagTCCGATGACTATCCCAGAAAGTCATATAACATCTACGGCTATGTTGGAGTGCTGGAAATTGCTTTCCTGGTCTTTGAGATTCTGGGTAGATTGCCGTTCTTTGAGAAAAGCAATCCAATGAAGAAGAAGTACTTACAGAGCTTTCTGCAAAAAGCAATCCCGATCACCAGCGTGTTTAGGGAGGACAATGACATCAACAACAGATACGTGGAGATCATCAAAGAACACGAAAAGTTTCTCCTCGATTTGAAAACTGaagtaaaagaaacatttgaaactGTTGACTGTTACTTTACGTATATAAAAGTGAGAAGTGAGTTTGATACAAAGAACCATCTGACCATCTGTGATCTTTTTAAAGACTATGTCAGTCTTTTTTGCACGGCACCAGAGGAAATCAAAAAAGAGCGGCAAAGCAATCCTAACCTCAATCTGAAAATCGATATCGAAAGCCGAAGATTGTTTATTGAGAAGAACCAAGCGGACACATTCACAGGGATCCTGCAGCATTTGGACAAACCTGCTGAAGACATCGAGAAGATCACAGAGTGCTACGCATTCCTGCAACATCATCAGCAATTCgtcaacaaaagacaaaagacgaAGGAGACAATCAACTACATTTTGTCCAACATCGTTCTTTACGTCTTGAAG
Encoded here:
- the LOC139202977 gene encoding sterile alpha motif domain-containing protein 9, with product MRRSTTGPPTPIEKWTKEDVHRWLMTEVKVHATCAEIFSEEEVSGDSLVVFEKKDIVDMGVKHGPAVKITSYLQSLKAGSQPQLEFPAFVEKWTKEQVNQWLLQHVKVYSKYAEQLQDQDVSGDCLVCFKKQDLLDLEVKSGPAVKILAELRKLNNKPEPTLQPIVHASTDQKEAPGSAQASATKPPETSHTESKIDKLVETESGKARPLLKKASEENELQQPRPKKLEVSREEGKETSVLSKIQKALADLRKDDLKNFHFYLQQYSKSKRECIPRGKLEGLDTMDTAQLMTDHYGSKEAFRITLDILREINQRELARTLEKDMGQLGQQCLSKEVVKKEANQGDKLKDLLTCGGNSLDSYDRFVVVVNKSSPEQVQHLQFLSKLKLFCVLDFDPNSVTLGGLCHSYRESRVANLHTPSQYQGQVDSVIKNLNLYKQTSWIFCNGRHDIDSDSNKELDYKNWLRKSCRDVEHLVSFICNPEVLLQGRRLIIFLLLSPVETEKDPVFDTYKSFIKHTEEESIVTICESQSTYEKWRELIKEKCDFDINHLSINELTLNEINGTIMALGPFNQPSGRLLPSCGSSAVVLKQKDEDFMTALDILCLNQCENIYDENSQEFRDLKKKVEEEFYRGGKVKWWNFYFCDKDKEKPFIKRDKYENVKKMIRNQSRDSKNMCTLLNLFHDPGCGGTTLAMHVMWDLRQEFRCAVLRDNALPKTEVASQVQRLMKLESERPSPVLLLVDDSKEKENPYDLVNCIHKAAVDDSLNINMDDAPNCKVIILNCVRSHSPKEQYRQHIPTSQYITATLTKDEQREFEKKLKELKETHETPENFYGFIIVMSSFDQEYIDKLACDTLENFDFSQKKDQLFAFLALLNNYVAESEISLSLSEDFFGMKMIHWQEDSVLERMRPYSNFLIIDTVEEWGGYKGIRILHHTIASACLEELEKRYDRKVSDITMEILHCDLFFSAGVVKHKFMLSIQQMLIERQRKKDADEREPFSPLIGKIHSKQGRQTVQEIFVKASSRFVTSASIPQALARYLYINERDFPEALKWAEKAKNIKANPYTFDTIGQLHKSNLKSNNHREKQETSHNPEDLNTNIKIAHNAITAFKRAQELANTEEELEKEAADDESDDYPRKSYNIYGYVGVLEIAFLVFEILGRLPFFEKSNPMKKKYLQSFLQKAIPITSVFREDNDINNRYVEIIKEHEKFLLDLKTEVKETFETVDCYFTYIKVRSEFDTKNHLTICDLFKDYVSLFCTAPEEIKKERQSNPNLNLKIDIESRRLFIEKNQADTFTGILQHLDKPAEDIEKITECYAFLQHHQQFVNKRQKTKETINYILSNIVLYVLKPKSKHVKSLVFLSDLLLKTLQDVGLGYPFPDPYYLALLLFWPVKNSPGEENTEIGSYVRAIRKSAHKRLASLFRTRSTVAHLYLGKEQGLKRLVSKPQLDENFKKMRRDTLAQLWRNGDIFKDKAIINCLHRVSGTIEQGEVYASYGQLRIPVRPALIAGIRSGLSTEKVSFYLGFAINGPLAYDIQYVN